A window from Manduca sexta isolate Smith_Timp_Sample1 chromosome 24, JHU_Msex_v1.0, whole genome shotgun sequence encodes these proteins:
- the LOC119190454 gene encoding LOW QUALITY PROTEIN: lactase-phlorizin hydrolase-like (The sequence of the model RefSeq protein was modified relative to this genomic sequence to represent the inferred CDS: inserted 2 bases in 2 codons), with translation MLFFNNKYFVVLLACYGGLVESKVVDARQSPRKFPDGFLFGAATAAYQIEGAWNKDGKSESIWDKTCHMVPSPIADGSSGDIANDSYHLYKRDVEMMRELGLDFYRFSIAWTRIFPTAYADKINEAGVAYYNNLIDELLKYNIQPMITIYHWDLPQNIQDLGGWTNPNIIDWYTDYARVLFELFGDRVKYWITVNEPREICRQGYGKGSLAPLYTMSGFGDYICGKNLLLAHAKAYHIYDKEYRPKQNGTIFISISAARYEPNSDSEEDIKAAEDANMFDWGMYAHPIFFESGDYPQIVKDRIAQKSAEQGYPRSRLPEFTPEEIDYLRGTSDLFGLNHYSTHLTYRNESVIGXYKVPSYDDDLSIISYASPDWLTGSHPRIKTTPWGFYNXLRKISESYNNVPIFITENGYATYEGLEDDDRVYHFKEYLGAVLDAINDGSDIRGYTPWSLMDNFEWLQGYTQRFGLYEVDYNSPERTRTPRKSAFLYKEILRTKTLDKDYEPKLTAMTIEEGLRKKRPRNMLLFNIKYFVVLLACYGGLVESKVVDARQSPRKFPDGFLFGAATAAYQIEGAWNKDGKSESIWDKTCHMVPSPIADGSSGDIANDSYHLYKRDVEMMRELGIDFYRFSIAWTRIFPTAYANKINEAGVAYYNNLIDELLKYNIQPMITIYHWDLPQNLQELGGWTNPNIIDWYTDYARVLFELFGDRVKYWITMNEPREVCRQGYGWGTLAPLYNMSGLGDYICGKNLLLAHAKAYHIYDEEYRPEQNGTIFITISAERYEPNSDSEEDIKAAEEANMFDWGMYAHPIFFESGDYPQIVKDRIAEKSAEQGYPRSRLPEFTPEEIAYLRGTSDLFGLNHYSTHLTYRNESVIGQYAIPSFNDDLSVMTYASSDWVTGSHPRIKVSLASIYCIAFN, from the exons ATGTTAttctttaacaataaatattttgt CGTCCTTCTCGCTTGTTATGGCGGGTTGGTAGAAAGTAAAGTTGTTGATGCTCGCCAGTCACCAAGGAAATTTCCAGATGGATTTCTGTTTGGTGCAGCCACTGCCGCTTATCAAATAGAAGGCGCTTGGAATAAAGATG GAAAATCTGAGAGTATTTGGGACAAAACGTGTCACATGGTACCAAGTCCTATCGCCGATGGTTCAAGCGGCGACATCGCTAACGACTCCTACCACCTGTACAAACGAGACGTAGAAATGATGAGAGAGCTAGGACTCGATTTCTATCGGTTCTCGATCGCATGGACCAGAATATTCCCAACCGCCTACGCTGATAAAATCAACGAAGCTGGAGTAGCGTACTACAACAATCTGATCGATGAATTACTGAAATACAATATCCAACCCATGATAACGATTTACCACTGGGACTTACCCCAGAATATCCAAGATTTGGGTGGATGGACCAACCCAAATATCATTGATTGGTACACGGACTACGCACGAGTATTATTCGAGCTGTTTGGTGATCGAGTTAAATACTGGATTACTGTGAACGAGCCGCGAGAGATTTGTCGTCAAGGCTATGGGAAGGGCAGTTTGGCTCCATTATATACTATGTCCGGTTTTGGAGATTATATATGTggtaagaatttattattggcCCATGCCAAAGCCTACCACATCTACGATAAAGAGTACAGGCCCAAACAAAAtggaacaatttttatttctatcagCGCTGCAAGATACGAGCCTAATAGTGATAGTGAGGAAGATATAAAAGCAGCTGAAGATGCCAACATGTTTGAT TGGGGCATGTACGCTCATCCCATTTTCTTTGAGTCCGGTGACTATCCTCAAATTGTGAAAGACAGAATAGCTCAGAAAAGTGCTGAACAAGGATATCCTCGCTCCCGACTCCCAGAGTTCACACCTGAAGAAATTGATTACCTTCGCGGTACCTCTGACTTGTTTGGCCTCAACCACTATTCCACACATTTGACGTACAGAAACGAGTCGGTTATTG ACTACAAAGTCCCATCATACGATGATGATCTTAGTATCATATCCTACGCCAGTCCTGATTGGTTAACTGGATCCCATCCGCGAATTAAG ACAACCCCGTGGGGATTCTACA CTTTGAGGAAAATAAGTGAAAGCTACAACAATGTACCGATTTTTATCACTGAGAACGGTTACGCAACATATGAAGGGTTAGAAGACGATGACCGAGTATATCACTTCAAGGAATATCTAGGTGCTGTTCTGGATGCCATTAATGATGGATCTGATATAAGAGGCTACACTCCTTGGAGTCTAATGGATAACTTTGAATGGTTGCAAGGCTATAC GCAAAGGTTCGGTCTCTACGAGGTGGACTACAACAGCCCCGAACGCACGCGCACCCCGCGCAAGTCAGCGTTCCTTTACAAAGAGATCCTGCGCACGAAGACCTTGGACAAGGATTATGAACCCAAATTGACAGCTATGACTATCGAAGAaggac TGAGAAAAAAACGACCAAGGAATATGTTActctttaacattaaatatttcgt cGTTCTTCTCGCTTGTTATGGCGGGTTGGTAGAGAGTAAAGTTGTTGATGCTCGCCAGTCACCAAGGAAATTTCCAGATGGATTTCTGTTTGGTGCAGCCACTGCCGCTTATCAAATAGAAGGCGCTTGGAATAAAGATG GAAAATCTGAGAGTATTTGGGACAAAACATGTCACATGGTACCAAGTCCCATCGCCGATGGTTCAAGCGGCGACATCGCTAACGACTCCTACCACCTTTACAAACGAGACGTAGAAATGATGAGAGAGCTAGGAATCGATTTCTATCGGTTCTCGATCGCATGGACCAGAATATTCCCAACCGCCTACGCTAATAAAATCAACGAAGCTGGTGTTGCGTACTACAACAATCTGATCGATGAATTACTGAAATACAACATACAACCCATGATCACGATCTACCATTGGGACTTACCCCAGAATCTCCAAGAGTTGGGTGGATGGACCAACCCGAATATCATTGATTGGTATACGGACTACGCACGAGTATTATTCGAACTGTTTGGTGATCGAGTTAAATACTGGATTACTATGAATGAGCCGCGAGAGGTTTGTCGTCAAGGATATGGATGGGGAACTTTGGCTCCATTGTATAATATGTCTGGTTTGGGAGATTATATATGTGGCAAGAACTTGCTTTTGGCCCATGCTAAAGCCTACCACATCTACGATGAAGAGTATAGGCCGGAACAAAATGgaactatttttataaccatcAGCGCTGAAAGATACGAACCTAATAGTGATAGTGAGGAAGATATAAAAGCTGCTGAAGAAGCCAACATGTTTGAT TGGGGCATGTACGCTCATCCCATTTTCTTTGAGTCCGGTGACTATCCTCAAATTGTTAAAGACAGGATAGCTGAGAAAAGTGCTGAACAAGGGTACCCTCGCTCCCGGCTCCCAGAATTCACTCCTGAAGAAATTGCCTACCTTCGCGGTACATCTGACTTGTTCGGCCTCAACCACTATTCCACCCATTTGACGTACAGAAACGAGTCAGTTATTGGTCAATACGCAATCCCATCGTTTAATGATGATCTTAGTGTTATGACCTACGCCAGTTCTGATTGGGTGACCGGATCGCATCCACGAATTAAGGTAAGTCTAGCAAGTATATATTGTATAGCCTTTAACTAA